One part of the Candidatus Nanoarchaeia archaeon genome encodes these proteins:
- a CDS encoding AbrB/MazE/SpoVT family DNA-binding domain-containing protein, with protein sequence MAVKFSGKARLTKQGQVTLPAESRQNLKIQPESDVFWYRGDGFLIVTKELMNEKDLESAIKGGKK encoded by the coding sequence ATGGCAGTCAAGTTTTCAGGCAAGGCAAGGCTCACAAAGCAGGGCCAGGTGACCTTGCCTGCAGAGTCAAGGCAGAACCTCAAGATTCAGCCTGAGTCAGACGTTTTCTGGTATCGGGGAGATGGTTTTCTGATTGTGACGAAGGAGCTTATGAATGAAAAGGATCTTGAGTCAGCCATCAAAGGAGGGAAGAAGTAA
- a CDS encoding VWA domain-containing protein, with translation MPFSNLLGLYALLSLVPFIIMYLIRSRPIEKIIPSLMFFLKEQKKAKHHAFFRRLVQNLLFYLQLAILLLLSFAVAEPYLKIPHDEAATNTVIIIDGSASMQALSGGSTRFQKAVEAAVAQLSGKVSIILATDVPQVMLHQGSNREARSVLSSIRAADSSTSIEPAMFQADALLGEEKGKIVVISDFVTTDERDQPIKAERILAAKGNSVQFVNIGDKASNLGIVDMDVGRKETMITLKNADTKKASLKLVAKQSGAVIGAKDVEVLPNSLEFVSFATPPGESTIEIDAKDSLPLDNLVYLVTPEKSKTSVLLITNERGSYLEYALSASDRINLEIRNPPVTKAYDLHHDIIIISNIKEVIIPPDVLDIQKAVENGTSLIIAAQPNLNDRNLNSLLPVRILERSGHTSVSIDVVNEITKNVEIGDVKQHLAAQALNSTITLATANDQSPILALQQGKAASIFYYGVIDSESDFPKTHYYPLFWDNLISVLTQKEDITGLNRRIGDAGFLEYPKQGIYDIGGKRIALNLLNEKESTITSETDIFSRHEDFQVRSTISRQNYELAVPLLLAALAFLFLEIIYIKWRGDA, from the coding sequence ATGCCATTCAGCAACCTGCTCGGCCTGTATGCTCTTCTCAGCCTTGTCCCTTTCATCATCATGTACTTGATCCGCTCGCGGCCTATCGAAAAGATCATCCCTTCTTTGATGTTCTTTCTGAAGGAGCAAAAAAAGGCAAAACACCATGCCTTTTTCCGGAGGCTTGTCCAAAACCTGCTTTTTTACCTCCAGCTGGCAATCCTCCTGCTCCTCTCATTTGCAGTTGCTGAGCCGTATCTGAAAATCCCCCATGACGAGGCAGCGACCAATACAGTGATCATCATTGATGGATCTGCAAGCATGCAGGCATTGTCAGGCGGATCGACGCGCTTCCAGAAGGCTGTGGAGGCTGCCGTTGCCCAGCTGTCCGGAAAGGTCTCTATCATCCTTGCGACAGACGTGCCGCAAGTGATGCTGCATCAGGGCTCGAATCGGGAGGCAAGATCTGTGCTCTCCAGCATTCGTGCTGCAGACAGCTCGACCAGCATCGAGCCAGCTATGTTCCAGGCAGATGCCCTTCTTGGAGAGGAAAAGGGCAAGATTGTGGTCATCAGCGATTTTGTGACAACAGATGAGAGGGACCAGCCGATCAAGGCAGAACGCATTCTCGCAGCCAAGGGCAATTCTGTGCAGTTCGTGAATATTGGAGACAAAGCATCCAACCTCGGCATTGTTGATATGGATGTTGGCAGAAAGGAAACCATGATCACACTCAAGAATGCAGATACAAAAAAAGCATCCCTCAAGCTGGTTGCAAAGCAGTCTGGAGCAGTCATAGGGGCCAAAGACGTCGAGGTCCTTCCAAATTCCCTTGAATTTGTGTCATTCGCCACCCCTCCTGGCGAATCCACGATCGAAATAGACGCCAAAGACAGCCTTCCCCTGGATAATCTTGTATACCTGGTCACACCTGAGAAGAGCAAGACGAGTGTGCTGCTGATAACCAATGAGAGGGGCTCCTATCTTGAGTACGCCTTATCGGCATCTGACCGGATTAACTTAGAGATCAGAAATCCTCCGGTCACGAAAGCCTACGACTTGCACCATGATATAATCATCATCAGCAATATCAAAGAAGTCATCATCCCTCCTGATGTCCTGGATATCCAAAAGGCAGTGGAGAACGGAACAAGCCTTATTATCGCAGCCCAGCCAAACCTGAATGACAGGAACCTGAACTCCTTGCTTCCCGTCCGCATCCTTGAGCGCTCTGGCCACACATCAGTAAGTATCGATGTCGTCAATGAGATTACAAAAAACGTGGAGATTGGAGATGTTAAGCAGCATCTTGCAGCCCAGGCGTTGAACTCAACTATCACCCTTGCAACAGCAAACGACCAGAGCCCGATTCTCGCTTTGCAGCAGGGAAAAGCAGCCTCAATATTCTATTATGGAGTCATTGACAGCGAGTCAGACTTTCCAAAAACGCATTACTACCCCCTCTTCTGGGACAACCTGATTAGCGTCCTTACGCAGAAAGAGGACATCACCGGCCTCAACAGGAGGATAGGAGATGCAGGCTTCCTCGAATATCCGAAGCAGGGAATCTATGACATAGGAGGAAAACGGATAGCCCTAAACCTTCTCAATGAGAAAGAGTCTACAATCACCAGCGAGACCGATATCTTCTCCCGCCATGAGGATTTCCAGGTTCGCTCCACCATCAGCCGCCAGAACTATGAGCTTGCGGTTCCGCTGCTTCTCGCAGCCCTGGCATTCCTCTTCCTTGAGATTATCTATATCAAATGGAGGGGTGATGCCTAA